The following proteins are encoded in a genomic region of Sorangiineae bacterium MSr12523:
- a CDS encoding redoxin family protein: MFERLTPIRVFACATLLACGCSRTPVPPPPPPQATTTTSASEPAREARTGVESLYGKPAPEWQPELWVNSPPLRLADLRGKVVLVRWWTAGCPYCSATAPALRQFDREYGSKGLVVVGMYHHKEDSPFEPSVYRDTSKRYGFTFPLAFDKDWRTLKSWMNGVDTGWTSVTFVLDKKGIVRHVHPGGQYLEGDAAHAKLKATIAQLLAES; encoded by the coding sequence ATGTTCGAGCGACTTACCCCCATCCGCGTTTTCGCATGCGCAACGCTCCTCGCCTGCGGCTGTTCGCGTACGCCCGTGCCGCCGCCGCCGCCGCCGCAAGCAACGACGACGACCTCCGCCTCCGAGCCCGCGCGTGAGGCGCGCACCGGTGTCGAATCCCTTTATGGCAAACCCGCCCCGGAGTGGCAGCCCGAGTTATGGGTCAACTCGCCGCCCCTTCGCCTCGCGGACCTTCGCGGCAAGGTGGTTCTCGTGCGATGGTGGACGGCCGGTTGCCCCTATTGCTCGGCGACGGCGCCTGCGTTGCGGCAATTCGATCGCGAATACGGCTCGAAGGGCCTCGTCGTCGTGGGCATGTACCACCACAAAGAGGACAGCCCTTTCGAGCCAAGCGTCTACCGCGACACGTCGAAGCGCTATGGTTTCACCTTCCCTCTCGCCTTCGACAAAGATTGGCGCACGCTGAAAAGTTGGATGAACGGGGTCGACACCGGCTGGACCAGCGTCACCTTCGTGCTCGACAAGAAAGGCATCGTGCGCCACGTCCACCCCGGCGGCCAATACCTCGAGGGCGACGCGGCCCACGCCAAACTCAAGGCCACCATCGCCCAACTCTTGGCAGAGAGTTAA
- a CDS encoding glycosyltransferase, translating into MGNIRVALLSKGDVHSVGGVQTSVQRLAHSLSEHGPFHVDMITLRPDLDGASRDGWFDETPSTTKDGVAHFELAPFCTSPDPSERGFAMHLALVELCRRRAYDLVHGFYASTAGFSAAYVAMERGLASVVSLRGNDIHRDIFHGSRLTHLRWALEHATQVTAVSREALHRADILSRCGNKGRCILNSVDPTAYHEGSTRPEMGSPVIGAMAKFRSKKGLTVLLRAFRLLLKDFPEAHLWLVGDIIDEEKESMHRAMDECGLGRRVTLTGFVPRHDALRFLRGMDVFVLPSLHEGCPNVLLEAMLAGAPIVATRVGAVPEMLVDGREGILVEPASVPSLHAGIVSMLRGDRSSFSRHARDAALTRFSPQRERDAFIEVYEEALRARVNPTRARS; encoded by the coding sequence ATGGGAAATATCCGAGTCGCATTGCTCTCCAAGGGCGACGTTCATAGCGTGGGTGGCGTTCAGACATCCGTCCAGCGCCTGGCGCACTCTCTCTCGGAGCATGGCCCATTCCACGTGGACATGATCACCCTGCGGCCCGATCTCGACGGGGCCTCCCGTGACGGCTGGTTCGATGAAACCCCGAGCACCACGAAGGACGGTGTCGCGCACTTCGAACTTGCGCCCTTCTGCACGTCGCCCGACCCAAGTGAACGCGGTTTTGCCATGCACCTCGCGCTCGTCGAGCTATGCCGCCGGCGCGCCTACGATCTCGTTCACGGCTTTTACGCAAGCACCGCGGGCTTTTCCGCCGCATACGTGGCCATGGAACGGGGGCTTGCGTCCGTGGTCAGCTTGCGCGGCAACGATATCCATCGCGACATTTTCCACGGCTCGCGGCTCACCCACTTGAGGTGGGCGCTCGAACACGCGACCCAAGTCACGGCGGTGAGCCGTGAAGCCCTGCATCGAGCCGACATCCTTTCACGCTGCGGGAACAAAGGTCGCTGCATCCTCAACAGCGTCGACCCCACGGCGTACCACGAGGGTTCGACGCGGCCTGAAATGGGGAGCCCCGTCATCGGCGCCATGGCCAAATTTCGCAGCAAAAAAGGGCTCACCGTGCTGCTGCGTGCATTCCGTCTCCTCCTGAAGGACTTCCCGGAAGCCCATTTGTGGCTCGTCGGCGACATCATCGACGAGGAAAAAGAATCGATGCATCGTGCGATGGACGAGTGCGGTCTCGGTCGCCGGGTCACCCTGACCGGATTCGTCCCCCGCCATGACGCGCTCCGGTTCCTTCGCGGCATGGACGTCTTCGTTTTGCCATCGCTCCACGAAGGATGCCCGAACGTGTTGCTCGAAGCGATGCTTGCCGGTGCGCCCATCGTCGCCACCCGCGTCGGTGCCGTTCCTGAAATGCTCGTCGATGGCCGCGAAGGCATCCTCGTGGAGCCTGCCTCCGTCCCCTCCCTTCATGCGGGCATCGTGTCGATGCTCCGCGGCGACCGATCGAGTTTCTCCCGTCATGCCCGCGACGCGGCGCTTACTCGCTTTTCGCCCCAACGCGAACGAGATGCCTTCATCGAGGTGTACGAAGAGGCGCTCCGCGCACGGGTCAATCCGACCCGAGCACGGTCATGA